The following proteins are co-located in the Lycium ferocissimum isolate CSIRO_LF1 unplaced genomic scaffold, AGI_CSIRO_Lferr_CH_V1 ctg15713, whole genome shotgun sequence genome:
- the LOC132042503 gene encoding uncharacterized protein LOC132042503, which yields MRRRDLEFVVGDKVFLKVSPMKGVICFGKKGKLIPHYIGPYEITKRVGKVAYELRLPAEMSMVHLVFHILMLRLYKPDPSHVLNHEDIEIDEALSYEEEPVQILDRQVRS from the coding sequence ATGAGGCGTAGGGATTTGGAATTTGTTGTTGGTGACAAGGttttcttaaaagtgtcacctatgaagggggtAATATgttttggcaaaaaggggaagcttattCCTCACTATAttggtccttatgagattacaAAAAGGGTTGGGAAGGTAGCTTACGAGTTGAGATTACCGGCTGAGATGTCCATGGTTCATCTGGTGTTTCACATTTTGATGCTGAGATTGTACAAACCTGATCCTTCCCATGTATTAAACCATGAAGATATTGAAATTGATGAAGCcctgtcttatgaagaagaaccagttCAAATTTTAGATCGTCAAGTTAGAAGTTGA